GGGAAAACCGCATGAAACCATCCGGACGCACCGGTATTTCATCCCCCCGGCCGGAAAAAAAAATTACTCTCCCGGTCTCGGTCCGGCCCGAATTAACCCCGAATCAGCTGTCGAAAGCACGAATTTTCCAATATTTACAGTAGTTTTCTTGAATATTCAAATATGTATATAATTATTGACAATACATGTATATGTGGGTAGTGTCCTAAATATAAATAATGAAAACGCGGGGGTGTAGAAGGCTAAAAAATCAATTTTCTGTTCATTTTCTTGTTTCTTTTTATGTTCTTTTACTTTACACTAGATTTGTTTGTAAGGGAGAAAGCACATGGCTTTATTAGACGAGCTTAAAAGGCGACGAGAGCAAATCCAAAAGGAGCTTCGGATGCTTTCGCAACTTTTGCTTCATCGTGCGTCTCTTGAGGCCGAACTTCAGGCAACCGATCTTCTCATTGAACGCACGGTTGTTCGTGAAAGGGAAGGGAAAAACCTTAAAATTCCAGAAAAATTTAAATTAAATCGAACACTTGAATCAACACCAAAAGAACTATCAAGTGGCGTAGCGCAGGATGTTTTTGAAGTCTTGGTAAAGAAGGAAAAGCCAATGCGGATAGTGGAAATTCAAAAGGATGTTTTGCAAAAAAATACTGGCATTACAAGGGCTTCAATTCGGCAAGCCCTTAAGAGAAATCCTGACCATTTCATGGAATATCAACCGCGACGATGGGGGCTTGTTCAGTGGCTAAAAGAGGATTGATGAGAAGACCGAGTCCCTGATTCGCAGACTTGTCCACCGGAATCAGGGGCGTAAAAAGAGAGGCCCGGCCAACGGTATCTTGGGGAAGAAACCGGAGGCCGGGCCAAGGTGGACTAATTTTAAACGGGCCTTTTGGGTGCGTGAACACCCGCAAGGCCCTGGATTCACATCCAGGGAGCAAGCCCCCAGATGCAAACCGTGTATGACGTATATAGTCCAAAAGGGACTAATCGTCAAGTTTTCACATCGGCTTGCTCCCATTTTCCAAGGAGCAAGTGCCGTGAATATCCTGCCAGTTGAACGCAAAATTCAGATTCTAAGTGCCCTTGTCGAAGGGTCCAGTATCCGCTCCATCGAGCGAATGACCAGAACGCACCGAGACACCATTTGCCGCCTTCTCAGGTCCACCGGCGAGCGGTGCCAAGCCATCATGGACGAGAAAATTCGGGGCATCTCATCAAGCGAAATTCAAATTGATGAGGCTTGGTGCTACGTCAAAAAGCGCGACCGCGCACTCAGGACGGATGATGGGCCGGAAGTGGGGGGTCAGTATGTATTTGTGGCCCTGGATGCGAACACCAAGCTAATCCCCTGCTTCGCTATTGGAAAGCGGGATCAGGCGACAGCCCTTCGCCTCATGAAATCCCTTGATGAGAGGGTGGTAACACGATTCCAGCTTACCACCGATTCCTTCCCTGGCTTCTTGTACGCTGTGGCAGATGTTTTTGGCTGGCATGGAATTGACTACGCTCAGATCAACAAGCGGTTTGCAGGTGCCTCTACGCCCGTGCGTGAGGGCTATGGCCCTTCAAAATTCATAAGAGTACGCAAGGTACCTATTATGGGGTATCCAGACCCCAAGAGAATCAGCACGTCTTACATCGAGCGTCAGAATCTCACCATGCGGATGCAGATGAGGCGGTTCACGCGCCTAACCAACGCCTTCTCAAAGAAGCTGGAAAACCTCAAGGCGGCTGTGGCCCTGCATTTTGCTTGGTACAACTTCGTGCGGGTGCATCAGACGTTGGGGACAACTCCGGCGGTTGCGGCGGGGGTAGCGGATCGGGTGTGGACAATAGGGGAATTAGTTACATAATATTGCCTAAAAAGGAATTGTTGATGCCTTTGAAATATCCACCAACTCCGGGCCAGATTGTGATTTGCGATTTTCGGGGCTATTTAGCAAATGAAATTACCAAGAAACGTCCTGTGGTTGTCGTGTCTCCAAGGAGCAGAACTGATCGGGTGTGTTCTGTGGTACCTGTAACGCATTCGGCCCCAATGCCCATGATGGACTATCATTACCTTCTTCCGCCGGGTGCGATACCGATGCTCGGGGAAAAAGACCTGGACCAATGGGTGAAATGCGATCTTGTGGCTACGGTTAGCCTTGATAGGCTTCATTACATCGGTCTCGGGAAAGACGAAAACGGCAAGCGGAAATATTTTTATACTGAATTAGAAAACAGATACTTAGAGGGAATTAGAGGGTGCATTAAATTTGCCTTGGGGATAAGATAGGCGTATATTACTTTACTACCCGCTTAGCCGGGCTTGAGACTCCCGAAAGGGAGCAGGCATCGCAGGGGTCGAGGGCAAGGCCAGCGATGCCTCAAAAATCCAACCCCGGGGCTTCTGCCCCGGGGTTTTTTTTGTGTGTGTGGGGGGTACCCCTGGAGTTTCACAGGGCACTTCACGGCTGAAATTAGGACACTACCTATATGTGTATATCTTTCACATCCTGCCTCCCCGGGCGGGAGGGCGATGAATTTCCATCCGGGCCACTCGCGCCCCCAACGAAAGGAGACCCGATGAATCTTCCGGCTTCCCCATGTGCGCCGCAGGTCTCCGCATCCGCTCCCGTGCTCTCCGGTCCGGCCGGGCCGTTCCCTCCACATCATCCTTTGTTTCTCTTTCCGGCGTCCGCACCTCCCTTTTTCCCGAAGGGAAAAGGGCCGGCGGGCGCTCCCTTCACAACTCCCTCCTCACCCCCTCCTTTTCAGCGGCCGGGCCGGGCCGGAGGCTTCACTTCCCATTTTCCCTCCAGAAGGAGACACACGATGCCATCCATCCGGCATGAACCCACCCAGCACACCGCCTACATCCACACGCACGAACGAAGCATCCGCGAGATGGCCGAAGAGGGCCTCGACCTCCCCGCCGAGGCCACCCTCCTCGCCTACCGCGACACCCGGAAGAACCAGCACCAAACCATTCTCCTCCCCAGCCGC
The nucleotide sequence above comes from bacterium. Encoded proteins:
- a CDS encoding IS1 family transposase; translation: MDEKIRGISSSEIQIDEAWCYVKKRDRALRTDDGPEVGGQYVFVALDANTKLIPCFAIGKRDQATALRLMKSLDERVVTRFQLTTDSFPGFLYAVADVFGWHGIDYAQINKRFAGASTPVREGYGPSKFIRVRKVPIMGYPDPKRISTSYIERQNLTMRMQMRRFTRLTNAFSKKLENLKAAVALHFAWYNFVRVHQTLGTTPAVAAGVADRVWTIGELVT